Below is a genomic region from Medicago truncatula cultivar Jemalong A17 chromosome 3, MtrunA17r5.0-ANR, whole genome shotgun sequence.
gcatctactctaaaaattaattataacatgtaaatctactcaaaaactaaaaaatagtaaatctactcaaaaactaacaaataaaaacatttataacaactaaaatgtaagttaatagcattataattacttgcttgtgattttgttgaataaatttggttgggttttttagagagatttggtaaatttttttggaagataagatgaataatggatgagagagcttctgacagatttgtagcagaagatcctcggcagttaactaccgaggttttcctcgacagttaactacaaTCGATTTTTGAATTATTCTGCAATTAACTGCTGAGGAAgcaaaaacgtattttactcgtgtttctcagccatatGAAATGTGTCAACATCAATTCTCATATTGAAATATGCGTTGGAAACATCAGAGAAATATTAGTAAAGAATATGAgtaaaaaataaactcaaaataaaGAATATATAAACATCAGAGAAATATTAGTGttcttctctctattatttGGTTTAATAGAGTCTGAGCGAAGAAATtgtgattatgtttttttttgtggttggagttcgaaccccagacgttgcatgtattatgcattgtccatatcaactgagctaaacttacGAGGATTGATTATGTTTAACATAACGGTAAGGTCAAtgaactaaaaaatatttaaaaagtaaataaatatgcGAGAATAAGatattgttaggccggatgtcaagaacggagttcgaactccggtacctccacttgtgtgtgtgagtttataatggttttgtcatttcgtctatctatcccaaaaaaaaaaagatattgatttaaattccttccaaaaaaataaattgattttaaaaagtaactaatgaaaaatatttactttatataatttgaattccatttattaatttgtgtttgtgtatgttaatttaattaactatttttatttagactattttttttatggtggtcggGATTCAAAcgccggaccttgcatattattatgtattgtccagAGTTGAGCTCACGAAAagatttattttgaatattgatACTCTAAAagcaaaatcatttaaaaatttatttaatttataataattatatggCGTTATATGATTCGATGGGATATCACATCcgtaaaacaaaatattaaccatttcacataaaatattatttttaattttaaatagaaagGCCGATGTATACCTATAACTACAAGTTCTAACGTGTCAAACTCAGTTCCACCTTctcaaaatttattaaagaacaaaatatatttgtgatCATAATAACGCAACAaatttcataagtttttttttttttttttgtcgattAGCCTAGCGACTATTCTTCAATTATTACACCTTTGTTCAGAAGATATGTAAAGTTAGTACATACAAGATGTCATATTTAAATCAAGTTATTTAACTCAAGTGGTTGATAAACTCTACCAAACAATGAATCGTTCAGGAGAAATTGAGTTACAATTTTGaatgtaagaaaataatttgtCAGACTTTAGTTATCTCCGATCGAACATCGAATTATTAAGATCtctttctccaaaaactgaagggttaacacaacaacaaaaatgtgGATGATGGTGCGACTACTTTGTTTTGGAAGGACGTGTGGCTTGACAGCTCTTCTTTAGACGTTAGATTTAAAAGACTTTTTGAGTTGAtagataataatttaataattgttgttgatatgtaTGTTTTGGGGTGGGGTGTTAAATTATTAATGTGGAGGCTTGAAAGTGGCGTAGGAGGATGTTTGTGTGGTAGGAGGAGTTGATTAGGGAGTGTGTGACTCGATTGTCTAATGTGGTTTTGCAAGTTGTTGAGACTGATTTGCGTAGGAGGAGGAGTTGATGAGGGAGTGTGTGACTCGATTGTCTAATGTggttttgcaagttattgagACTGATAGGTGGGTTTGGAAGCATCATTCTTCGTAGCGGTGTACGGTAAAAAGCGCTTATAACAACTTAACGGCTGGTGATGTTGATTTCAATATGGGTTTCAATCATGTGTTGTGGCTTTAAGTGATTCCCCTTAAAGTTAACATCTttatttggtgttttttattaaatcgAATATCGACTAAGGACAACTTGTTTAGGAGACACATTTTGGCTATTCATGATACTTTCAACTGGTTGTGGTTGTTTGGAGGATAGAAACAATTTGTTCTTTCAATGCAACTTTTATGGTTGTCTCGGGTCTCTTATTTCTGGTTGATTAGGTTTTTCTACAGTTCATCATGGTAATATTTTAAATCATCTCTTTTAGTTTGGCGGGCTAGGGGGGTGGTTAAAATCCTATTATGTGTTGTTCGATTTTGATTACCTCACATGGAGGCTAAATCCCCTACAATATTTAATAGCagtttcctaattttttttcttcctttgttgAGTGTGCAGTTGTACTGTAATGTAAACTCTTTAGACTTTTAGTTCTTTTGTTACGCCTTGTGTTAATGGacctttttgtgatttttgatatattttcttagtcttttaaaaaaaatcatatttaagaaaaaagattGCAAAgttgtcattttttgttttatattgaaATGATATAGAATTTAATgcaggtttttatttttatttttattttttattacagaGAGCTTTGGCTTTTAGCcctctttgtaaaaaaaaaaaaaaagacattgagCTTGAAATTTAGTCTGTCAGATCTTGATCCAATGATCGCAAATACGTTGACTGTGTAAATACGTCAAATTAATGACTGTTGGAAATTCAAATACTATATTTGATGTGGAATTTTCATCTTTTAGGGGATTTCTTCATTGATTATTTAGAATGAAGTTTGATGGTGGCGTCTTCATGATGAATAGACTTTGATGGAATCGTATAATTTTTAAAgattgatttttgttaaaaagtgAGTTTATGATAACATTATTTGTGAAAGTCAATTTAACAATAAATCATGGTTCGTTTTGGAGATTGAAGGGGGGCTTTGGTGGGATCGAATTAgaggaaaaaatagaaaatctttataataaaaatagttgATCAAGAGTGTCTTGCTGAAAGTGTTCTTGTCTTCcaaattccttctttttttcccACTTcatcctttctttttttcaaagttCTCTCTTCCCCTAAATTCCCATgtataaaagtaaaatttaaagaTTGGCTATAGATGCTACcttaaaactaaaatcaattttagagacAAATCTAATTATAATCTTGAACCTCAAAtataaccaaaacaaaatattttaaaataactttttattgacTCAATAGTGAATccatacattaaaaaaaaaaataaaaaaaaaaagagtagacacttttattttatttttgaagttttgaggACATTACATTTCACAAAGTGATGACAACAAAAGATGGAAAAAAACAGAAACTCAGTAGACAACAGACAAAGCCTGATTTATTCTAACATCACCAATTATTTTTCAGGCTCTCTAATTAGCTCTGACTAGTTACAGAGCATTCAACCTCAATCTTCTTAGCCATGAACTGAAGACAGTACTCAATATAAGAGTTGAAATCTTGTAATGTCCACCCTTCTATTGGATCACAAACAAACCCCCACTCAATCCCACACCCTGCACTTTTAGCATCACCTTCGTTTGGAAGCACTTTCAGTGTTGCAACATAAGACTTAAATCCCATGTTGTTATCAACAATTTCATACGACAAACAACGTTTGATTGGATCAATTTTCAACAGCTTTTCCTTTGCCCACTTGATCGTTGTCTCAGGCTCAGCAacaacatcatcttcaacaacaccTTTTATGTTTGAAGCACAATAGCGTATGAGACCGGGTTGGCCTTGAACACCATCAACTTGGTAACATGTGTCTATTGGAATCCATTTGTGTAGGTTGCAGAAATCTTCTAACACTGCCCATGCTTGTTCTTCAACGGTGTTTCTTACCTCAACGGTGACTTTACCTTCCCATTTTGGTATAGATTCCTCTCCCATCTCTCTCGCCGATTGTGTAGCTGGTTACCAGTGATGATACTGAGAAACAACGTGGGGACCAAGAGActttatacatatttttatcaagagaagtgatatttgaacaactatttcatataacttttggtgacaactttttttctttcctctaattggataaaaataatggagagagaaaaaggaagagagagaataagaaaataatatgagtatgagagagaaagttgtcaaaaaattgtcagAAAAAAAGgagttatacaaatatcatttctctattatCAACCACTCTATTCTAATTAATGTGGGGAATCATTAGTGTACCACGCAAGTTCTTTCAAccgtagaaaaataaaaaaggagaaaaatattatagatagaaaatatttcatgTGAGTGTTATGGAGGAAAATGGATTCTCACCAAATTGGGGAATCCTTCTTACACACCGTTGGTCAACTATGTCCATTGAATTTAGATCTAATGGTTCGTTTTTAAAATAGGTACTACCTccggtcttatttataagagaaatttaggtcaacaaaagtgaatgtatttggactgaatttttaactagatacatcaatttttgttgacccaaaattctcttataaataggaccggagggagtatatattaagtaactttataatattttggcACTTGAAATCAATTAGTATTAGAATTAGAATTGTTTGATGTTGATCTAACCGTCacatgtttaattttgttttcattaatTTCAGTATTTGAAATTACAGCCTATTCCTAATGATGTTGATCCAACGGTTAGATGTATAATCTTGTGAAACAATCAGAAATGTGGTTATACACAAATTTAGGCTATTCAAAAATCAAGGAAATTGGGTTTGTTAATGGAGGTTGAGAAAAAGTTCTTCGGAGAATTACTTAGATATGtactatttttttgaaggacggAAGGAGTTAGATATGTACTATATCATGAAGATTACACATTTAAAacgaaatttgaaattttgttttctcCAAATATTGGAGAAGTGTAATTTGAcattttctctataaaaaataattattttacgtGTACAACCTAACATATGTTATAGAGACTCCCCTCAAAATATGttaaatcacaatttttaactaaaataatttgatagaaagatcaaaacttgatttaaaATGGAAGGATCAATTTTATGAATGAGTAATGATAGAATGACTAAAATTATAGGGTCTGTTTGTTTTGGCTTTTCAGCATCAAGAAGCCATTCTACATATctgaaaagtgaaaattgagtttttaaagttgtttggtttggcttttcagAATTGCTTCtatcctccaaaagcaattTTGGTTGAAGCTACAATTTCTAGTTTTTTggttaactaaaatcaattctccaataaatattatattttaattattacaacttattattttcctttattgccctttatcaattctccttctttttgctttgtaattaatttgatgaaccGAATTTAATCAGAAAATTTAACGAAACAAATTAGCCCCCGAAAGAGATAGTAATAATTATCATTTTAACGCTCAACCTgttattttcctttttgaattttCCTTTACAGTATTTCCGTTCAGATttactgtattttttcttttaccattttttacgctgtattttatcatttttggcaACTAACTCTagtattatttaacttaaatatattttatcaaaaattataaaatatatgaacaaatattttataaaaaaattggtttaatgattgtatttattatttttaaattaatatataaaaaatttatttatttaaattaaataatatatctacattTACACACATAATAAACctgaaattaaacaaaacaagtGCAGACACAAGACACTTGAAGATCCCAAagtcagaaagaaagaaagaagaaaaaaaaatacagttgTGGCACTACCTCACTTGATAGATTACCACTAGTCTCACTCACATCATATTCATTTCATCTAGATTCAATTACTCTCAAAAATCACTGATATCTGAGTGTTTGTTTAGTTTCTCTTGCACAATTATTTTCGGTGGAGATTATCATATGTGAACATTAATGGGGATGCTAAATGCGAAcacatttttcaaacaaaatttaaagtttGGTATGATATATTggagagtttttttttggttgaggTTCAAACTAAATACATAtgttatgcattgtctctatcaattgagttaaacaTACGAAGATATATATTACAGAGTTTAGTTTGTTTCTTCCGCTATCCAACCAATATTGGTTGCTTTACTCATATAGTCACTGACGGAGCCAGAAATTTTATAGAATCTGGGCAAAAAGTTTATCGCAAATTCatatgtgacataatatatataaatagtcataaatcaaaataaaaaaagttcgtcattttttcaacaaaagtacaatttgaaATAAGAAAGATGAAATATAACATGTCAATAgcgtgctaaataaaattaggaggtaAATGCCCTTTCTGCGAAGATTAGCAACATAAAAAATCTCGGCATGGTAATGGTGAAGATTAGTGACAGTCCTCCCTTCTAGTCTTGAACGACCTTGAACCGATATTTCTTCATCCATATTTGGCACCAGAATACCTTTAGCAACACAAAATTCTTGAACATCAACGAATAAATTATCCCAACCACTATCTCTCAATGTGGCCAACCGAGCTCTGACGACATTAATTAATTCCATGGCAAGCACAATATTAAGATCTTTTCTTTGCAAGATTTTTGAAAGATCGATTGTGATACCAAACAGCTTTAACATTAACTTCAAAATGAAAGCAAATTTAAAACTCTCCATTTTTTCTATCAAACCCGCCGCTTGAGATGGTCCACGTCCATCTTCATGAACCATACTAAGCACCACTAACACGGAGAAGAGTATACGCGctgaaaaaatagaaacaaaacactaaattttgtcttttttttttttaagtaggaAAAATGGCATTGGGCTGGGCTTTTACAAAGCAAGCAGCAGAGCCTGGGCTACAGCCCAGCCTAGCTGGGTGGTGTCTCCGCCACTGCATATAGTCATATTTATAGGTAACCATATTTGAGTTTTAATTAAAGAAAGTggcttttaattaatttttcagttATCACATCAAAAGTAATGTGTTAATCACTTAACCCCGATATTCATTTGGGCCCCATTTGGATTGAGTTTAATTTGAGCTTAtggaaaatagcttatgcaaataaataatcttttatttattattcatgagtttgtcaaggtagtttatgaaaaaacaacttatgaagatAAAATTTCCAATActgaaaaattatgaattaatataaaacttatttatttgtataagctACTTTTCATAATCTCAaaataagctcaatccaaaTGGGGCATTGGTTGGTTTCAATTTactgtttattatttattatgaaattttaaataaagtgagaaaataaaaatattagattgatacaaaataaaatgaagttatggaaatataaatttagtaaatcaaaatatattaatttttgaatttttatactatattataaatcaaatgtttttcaaattgctaatttcaaaattttaataaaatatataacaaatattatGTCTAGAGTTGGCAGGATGGGTTGGCTAGATGACATATAGGAGTTGTACATGCTTTTAAAATGCaacattacataaaaaaattcgaACATATTACGCTGTTACACGTCAATACATATTACACTTTAATGGAGCGGACACAACgatataaaatgttattttcattcattatcCTAAACATGTAATCTACATCGTCATCATCATggataacttttgaaaaataaacggTCTTCCAACTCTCTTCATCTTTATCCGCCACGAGATTGATGCATGACACCCGTACAAATAGATGAGATGTTCTTTGATATTTACCAAGATGGATAAACTATTTGTTAAGTTGTACCTTCAACTTATCCAAATTGTCAGTGTAGGTTAAAAAAACTTCAATCGTCCTCTTGAAAAAAGAGTATCAGACATGAGCTTCAACTTCAACTTGACGTTTTTCAATGATTTGAGCTCAAGCTTTTGCTCCAAAAAATTGTACTTTTGGGTGTTTTGAAGTTGAAGAGAGGAAGAAGTGTGTATTTGAAGTGTGGAGTTTTTGGGTTTGTCCTAAAATAGTAATGCATATCAACGTTGGTTAAATCATGTTAGCACTACGTGAGTCAAGTCACGTTGTTTTTGACGCAAGTTAATTCACGTTGGAAATATTTTTGGTAGTTTAGGGTGGGAATGAGCAAATCATATCGGAAAacaaatctaaaataaataaatctatcTAAGAAAGCAAtatttattccttaaaaaaaagcactatttataactaaaaaataaattaaaaaaatcataaaacccCATACAAAAATTAGATATTCAGTGTAAGCTCACTCGTCTAAAATGAGAGATGTGAAATACTCTCTCATCCTGTGTGTTTGTCGGATAGCATCTGAGTGACATTAGAGTATCAATTCCATGTCATATTGGCACAATGTCATAAGtgtataaaaaaatctttttgagAGTGTGAAAAAAGTCATTTATAATATTGTGATTGATCAAACGTTGATAtccaaagagaaatgatatttgtacaaccactttctcacaactttttgacaattttctctttcatattcacattatcctcttattctccctcttcctttttctctctccattgtttttgaccaatgaaaaaaaaaaaaaaaaattgtcacaaaagttatctcatatggttgttcaaataacactgcTCATACCCAAATGCCATCCAAGTACTATCTTTGTTTGCCACCGGTAGACTACACTAGTTTACTCAAAGTATAGAGAATAAACACATTACACTTTCATAATAGAGTATCCTCGATCACCGCAGAAAATTGAAGCATTGGCATTATTGGTTGCAAAGTGGTAGAATACTGATAACAAAATCTAATGCATGACTATTTTCGATaagtacaaaataaaatatttgttgtatAGTTTATTGAATAGTGACCAggttaattattataaatacaTACTTAAGATGTACCGACTAGATAAAAGCTCTGTgagattttttatatatatacatcatcatgATAGTAGGCCatgaagaaataataaaataaacaaagtgcGCATTATACGCATAGACTATTGTATCTTTTCTCAGTAAGCTGACAATTAAATATGAACAATATAAGGCTAAAGTAAAAAATCAATCCTgatataatataacaaaaagttGTCATTTGAATTACCTCGAACTCTACATATTATTAGTTTATAATAGCGTGTAATATGTGAGTCACTATattcaaaagcaacaaaaaaatatgtaagtCACTGTTGCTTTTCTCCTACTTGTATTAATATCCATATTTATcatcataaaaaatgaaagaaagaaaactatAAACAATATGGTACTTGGATGCtaaattaaatatgtatatCAACACACGCCACTGGTCTAGAACATACGAATTGGAATGCACCAAAAAGAACATACGGATTGGATCCtcttaatttcaaaaaaataaatagataaattgtTAAGAGATAAACATAAAGActcttattcatcaaaattaaatattgtatatttttgaaattattggAATTTGATCTCTGTGTTTGTCATCTCTTGATATATTCTAGAATTAGATGGTTAAAAAcaccaacaatgaaatgatgaatGATTTTAAATGGTAGAGGATTTAGCCCTTTAAACATGCAAGCATGTGTTCcgtcattttttttgttaggcaGTTTAATAGTTAGAATTCAGAATAAGTGGGGtatccgggattcgaaccccgactcctgcatataacaatgcatgtccctgccaactgaacTATGCTTACGAGGACGTTCCGTCATTTACTCTTGCATATGGAAAAAATGGTAGggtatgttaattaatttgtttcaaattaatagattttttatttgaatatttttaccggaatataaatatatatgggAGTTTTATTCCTACTTTGGTTAacatttactattattttttagaattatttgaAGAGGAAGTTTTATGGATAGTTACActagaatttatttttatgttaccGTATATATGAGAATTTTTTGCCGccaatttgttttgaaaagttattttttttctcagaAATATTTACATCGAGGAATAAAATCTAATAGAGAGTAGGTGTGTGTGTGTTAACATAACTTGAATTAGAGGGGTGTTCAAAAATAAACACTCAATAGAGAGTATATGTGTATACctatagaaaacaaaaaacaatatataacaattcgtttcatttttaaatttttttaaagaaaattaaactattggtttgtttgaaCTCCCGTGAGATATATGTGGGTCATATATAGGTGATAAAGTCTGGACCCCTATTTGGTTGGTGTTATGTATATTGTCAAGTTAATCAATTTATACCAAGTTATTTTAAAGTCGGCAGTGCTAATCAAGGCTTTTCTTTCTATACCCGATTGAAATCTTTAACATCAAGAGAGGGACATGTTCAAGGAcacatttaattaaattatcaaCTAACAAGAAAAAGCAtgccaaagaaaaataaaataattaaaaggaaTATATAAGTGCAATActgtaataatattataattaaaaaaacataatgataGCAAAAGAAGTTCCAATAACAAGGAAAGTAAGGAAAAAGAAAGACAAGCACAATGAAACTGTCATGATTATAGTTCACTACCACCTATCAATATCCAAAACAGCAACATTAAACCAACGTTCTCTTTCTCTGCCCTTATCCTACCTagctttttctttcctttaaatTCCAAAGTCTTTGCCAATAATCCTATTGCCTTGTTATAA
It encodes:
- the LOC11432511 gene encoding lachrymatory-factor synthase, with the translated sequence MGEESIPKWEGKVTVEVRNTVEEQAWAVLEDFCNLHKWIPIDTCYQVDGVQGQPGLIRYCASNIKGVVEDDVVAEPETTIKWAKEKLLKIDPIKRCLSYEIVDNNMGFKSYVATLKVLPNEGDAKSAGCGIEWGFVCDPIEGWTLQDFNSYIEYCLQFMAKKIEVECSVTSQS